GGAGCCCCAAGCACCCGGAGGTCTTCGGGGGGGGAGACTGTGTCCGGTTCGGGCCCAAGCCCCTGCCCCGGGTGGGGGTGTACGCGGTGCGGGAGGGGCGGGTCTTGTTTCGAAATATTCGGGCCGCCCTCGAGGGGCGGCCCCTGGAGCCCTTTCGGCCCCAGAAACGCTACCTGCTCATCCTGAATCTCGGGGACGGGACCGGTCTGGCGACCTGGGGCCGATGGACGGCCGGGGGAGCTTGGGCGCTGCGGTGGAAGGACCGTCTCGACCGCTCCTTCATGGGGCGATTCCAGGTTTCCGGCGAGGGGGCGGCGCCGCGAACGCCTGAGGAGAAGGCGCGATGACATTCCTCGACCGGCTGCGGGGCGTCAAGACACTGGAACCAGAGGAGGCCCGCCGGTGGATGGAGGACCGGTCCGAGGGGTCCTACGTTCTTCTCGACGTGCGCCAACCTCGGGAGTATGTGGAAGCGGGACACCTTCCCGGAGCGGTCCTGATCCCTCTACCGGAGCTCCCGGACCGCTTGGCGGAGCTCGACCCGGCCGCGCCGGTCCTGGCGTATTGAAAGTCGGGAGGACGCAGCCGGTCGGCTGCGCGGCTGCTGGCGAGCCACGGCTTCGAGGCATACTCCCTCGCGGGGGGGATGGACGCCTGGCACGGCCTGGTCTCTCGGGCCGGGGTGGCTCAGGGGATGTGGCTCCTGGAGGAAGGGGAGACGCCGGCCGGTGCGCTGGCGCTGGCCTACGGCCTGGAGGAGGGTTCGCGCCGCTTCTACCAGGATCTGGCCGACCGGTCGAGCGATGCCGCCTGCCGGCGCCTGTTCGCGCTCCTGGCGGAGGCCGAGGTCCGCCACGAAGACCGCCTGTGGGAGGCGTACCGGGCCCTCCCGGACGGCACGAGCACGGGCCGGTCTGCCTTCGAGCATGCGGTCGTGCCGCGCGCCCTGGAGGGTGGGCTCACGCCCGATGAGGTCCTGGCGCGGACCGGGACCTTCCCGCTCACGCCGGAAGACGCCCTGGATCTGGCCCTGGCCTTGGAAGCGGACGCCCTGGATCTGTATCTGCGCATGGCCTGGGTGGTTGGGGACGAGGGGGTTCGGGCGGTCTTCCTGCGCACGGCCGAGGAGGAGAAGGCTCACCTGCGGCGCCTGGGGGAGCTTCGCGGGGCACACGGCCTCCCGGAAGCCGGCTAGGGAGACGGAGCCTCGGCCGGTCGGAACTTCTCCTCCTCGGCCGCTACCGCTTCCACCTCGGCCACGAGGGCGTCGGCGATCTCGGCCTCGGGCACCTTGCGCACGACCTCGCCCTTGCGGAACAAGAGACCCACGCCCCTGCCGCAGGCCACCCCCACGTCGGCTTCTCGGGCCTCGCCCGGGCCGTTGACCTCGCAGCCCATGACGGCCACGGTGAGGGGCACGCAGACCCCGGCCAAGCGGCGCTCCACCTCCTCGGCCAGGGCGGCGAGACCGACCCGGGTGCGGCCGCAGGTGGGGCAGGAGATGAGCTCCACCCCTCGCCGGCGCAGGCCCAGCGCCCCCAGGATGCCGTAGGCCACGCCCACCTCGGGCTCGGGGTCGCCCGTGAGGCTCACCCGAACCGTGTCTCCGAGGCCGAGGTAGAAGAGGATTCCCAGGCCCACCGCGCTCTTTACCGCGCCGCGAAGGACCGTGCCCGCTTCGGTGATGCCCACGTGGAAGGGGTAGTCGCAGCGCTCCGCCAGGAGTCGGTAGGCCGCCACGGTCCGGGGGACGTTGGAGTCCTTGAGGCTCACCTTGAGCTCTCGATAGTCCAGGTCCTCCAGGATGCGCACGTGCCCCAGTGCGCTCTCCACCAGGGCCTCGGGGGTGGGGCCGCCGAAGCGTTCCAGCAGGTCCTTC
The Thermodesulfobacteriota bacterium genome window above contains:
- a CDS encoding ferritin family protein; this translates as MDAWHGLVSRAGVAQGMWLLEEGETPAGALALAYGLEEGSRRFYQDLADRSSDAACRRLFALLAEAEVRHEDRLWEAYRALPDGTSTGRSAFEHAVVPRALEGGLTPDEVLARTGTFPLTPEDALDLALALEADALDLYLRMAWVVGDEGVRAVFLRTAEEEKAHLRRLGELRGAHGLPEAG
- the ispG gene encoding flavodoxin-dependent (E)-4-hydroxy-3-methylbut-2-enyl-diphosphate synthase, with translation MRRRTRPLRLGAVTVGGDAPVSVQSMCSTDTRDAAATLAQIRRLEAAGCEIVRVAVPDAESAAALGTIRAGTRLPLVADIHFDHRLALAALAAGADGLRLNPGNIGARWKVEEVVRAARERKVPIRVGVNAGSLEKDLLERFGGPTPEALVESALGHVRILEDLDYRELKVSLKDSNVPRTVAAYRLLAERCDYPFHVGITEAGTVLRGAVKSAVGLGILFYLGLGDTVRVSLTGDPEPEVGVAYGILGALGLRRRGVELISCPTCGRTRVGLAALAEEVERRLAGVCVPLTVAVMGCEVNGPGEAREADVGVACGRGVGLLFRKGEVVRKVPEAEIADALVAEVEAVAAEEEKFRPAEAPSP
- a CDS encoding rhodanese-like domain-containing protein: MTFLDRLRGVKTLEPEEARRWMEDRSEGSYVLLDVRQPREYVEAGHLPGAVLIPLPELPDRLAELDPAAPVLAY